One stretch of Pieris brassicae chromosome 8, ilPieBrab1.1, whole genome shotgun sequence DNA includes these proteins:
- the LOC123713028 gene encoding phosphatidylinositol 4-kinase alpha isoform X6 yields MDENDFFRQTVQHLARCLSSLNPTPWEKVNTLFMLCPQVSSPFVVTSRSQEASIALGLYFLQSGLQHQEKLLPYFLKVLKCLTNAQFQEPMCRIKSGDRIPMSEKFSFCLNTLLSDVASKNPSLREEIITAQIELMSNLTKIVITCFESKDYNNTSKLQLCKSTVPILIGLARSMGRYPTVEPSLLCRLFPQPSSPVRSKEPEPNFEYATLDKKRRFNQFRPIIPRSLSGNLNPNTETIIENGSDTVDSGRGTLKRSSLQSYHSVPYDPTTYFFHKFGSSFNQFPYMRFPESPEKRIGVPFYVTYLQSILSLAKKLLTRDLLAFLDEEAEDIHASGQIQVFPYKSFSETLNLVMVTLLRDILQNQKDLPGPFTKDVQEFVKCLFLSGQTELQSRHHDASEKEDRETNFATVNKFKVNVMANSACVDLLVWAIGDETVDDDYDVPALINALTILIGADSLCGRLTEKINSNHNHKLILAHMPLLMVCLEGLGKLATKFPTIANTSIYCLRDFLVTPSPILFKLHKLELERSGKDHIKVSVQTKEPGVTDTGAPTKSTPFEKLRDAAIENLCVALDAALSVDPYCVPALVGSVSNRLFTAETSDSESSLISTNIVIMLGHVAVALKDTPKTTETILQFFQQRLCRSPSSLDTLIVDQLGCMALASPEGPAHDEIMRMFTVITVEAASASYQHTDDRKQYRHVSGAVLNALANIAANVRGTNARHELLIRLLELFVQLGLGGERATDRSPAPVLKASGSAGNLGVLIPVIAVLVKRLPPIRNPKPRLHKLFKDFWLYCVVMGFTAAESAMRKRLWPQEWYAGVKEIAAKSPYLVSQTSLRSEMRTYQYTSAVRNDSVSINELQELKTQILNLLDHQPDVTVIVNKLTFAPCMYLLSVYWLESLSVGDKVFQKFLDVMSAKVKDESRERELELHAQFLLVNFNHIHKQIRRVADKWLAGLVDRFPHLLWNCRVLWSMLDILQVLSFSLDLDENQETPLLKVPDTDFTLQLQDTLEGRESIVKDFADRCHGIVQEAMKWAPQSTRSHLQEYLNQVPNSTLWHHCGLALAINALLGAAGLNRMSAPLPRAALDKRPPCVTQDSAALLAVVSQRSRYVGEVAGSVSAEGGGEAALWRVGSRLLTTLKEASSSGSETAHRIALWRCTALLVHATTFSTGASSASSTARSLLHSVAWSQVDIFTEDAVTSAVECWQWLTTSRPDLELRLMQEIFAAWQSTVDRKMGLFSKQITEISPLAAYEGAKLEPRPPFVAPHGVWVRYLCEVAETAKYNSLEKVEMLASLLHRTLPITVGDVRDHINRHVDAVGVRFKLLSCGLSLLQGDILPRSLARNILRERVYSACLDYFCRGLQCPSKGSRELREDIISLIKFWQLMHSDKKYLKSSDIGADFELMHGPSNQSLYTSNSPTDNRSSVNSNDIGNRQTTGWINTVPMSTTTLSSGAGSIAGKRSNRSVKPPAKSQDPFVKDYVRKRNLILELMAVEIEFLVTWHNPHSRPEQAIPGEDNITTWRSKPNTERTWRDYTKLAWEISPTLAVFLPERLKNDSIVSEIKRKVQSHPTSVCHVPQALKYLVTTETLLNDAHELVHMVTWARVSPVEALSYFSRQYPPHPLSAQAAVSTLTSYPSSAVLLYIPQLVQALRHDTMGYVSELIKSLAKKSQVVAHQLIWNMHTNMYTDEEMHNKDTALYDILEALTKNIVDCLSGPAKAFHEREFDFFSQITNISGIIRPYPKGAERKAACLEALKNVKVQPGCYLPSNPDSMVIDIDYKSGTPMQSAAKAPYLARFRVRKYGISEMETVAMAIASGEDPPTEEGKDRYTSIAQETWQAAIFKVGDDVRQDMLALQVISLFKNIFQQVGLNLYLFPYKVVATAPGCGVIECVPNARSRDQLGRQTDIGMYEYFIATYGDEATREFQAARRCFVTSMAAYSVIGFLLQIKDRHNGNIMLDTDGHIIHIDFGFMFESSPGGNLGFEPDIKLTDEMVMVMGGKMEAPAFRWFCELCVQAFLAVRPYQEAIISMVSLMLDTGLPCFRGQTIRQLRSRFAPNSTEKEAAAYMQSVIRNSFLNFRTRTYDMIQYYQNQIPY; encoded by the exons ATGGACGAAAACGATTTCTTTAGACAGACAGTCCAACACTTAGCGAGATGTCTTTCCTCCTTGAATCCAACACCTTGGGAGAAG GTGAacacattatttatgttatgtcCTCAAGTCAGCTCACCATTTGTGGTAACTTCAAGGAGTCAGGAAGCTAGCATAGCACTTGGTCTTTACTTCCTTCAGAGTGGATTGCAACATCAAGAAAAACTCTTGCCTTATTTcctaaaagtattaaaatgtcTTACAAATGCACAATTCCAGGAACCTATGTGTAGAATTAAGTCTGGCGATC GAATCCCTATGTCTGAGAAATTCAGCTTCTGTTTAAATACACTTCTCTCAGATGTTGCATCAAAAAATCCATCTCTACGTGAAGAAATCATCACTGCTCAAATAGAGCTTATGTCAAATCTCACTAAAATTGTAATCACCTGTTTTGAAAGTAAAGATTACAATAATACATCAAAACTTCAGTTATGTAAGAGTACAGTGCCAATTCTTATAGGACTTGCAAGGTCTATGGGTAGATATCCAACTGTTGAACCATCTTTACTATGCAGATTATTCCCGCAACCTAGTAGTCCAGTTCGATCTAAAGAACCAGAACCTAACTTTGAATATGCTACATTAGATAAGAAGAGACGATTTAACCAATTCCGACCAATTATTCCTCGATCATTATCTGGAAATTTAAATCCAAATACAGAGACAATCATAGAAAATGGTTCAGATACAGTTGACAGTGGGCGTGGGACTCTAAAGAGAAGTTCTTTACAAAGCTATCACTCAGTACCTTATGACCCTACAACATATTTCTTTCATAAGTTTGGATCTAGCTTTAACCAGTTTCCATACATGAGATTTCCTGAATCTCCAGAAAAGAGGATTGGTGTCCCATTTTATGTAACATATCTACaatcaattttatcattaGCAAAGAAATTGTTGACAAGAGATTTATTAGCATTTTTGGATGAGGAGGCAGAAGATATTCATGCATCGGGACAAATTCAA GTATTTCCATACAAGTCATTTTCTGAAACATTAAATCTAGTCATGGTAACATTGCTACgtgatattttacaaaaccaaAAAGACCTACCAGGACCATTTACAAAGGATGTACAg gaatttgttaaatgtttgttcCTAAGTGGTCAAACAGAGTTACAGAGTAGGCACCATGATGCTTCTGAGAAGGAGGATAGAGAAACAAACTTTGCTActgtgaataaatttaaagtcaaTGTTATGGCTAATTCAGCCTGCGTTGATCTCTTAGTATGGGCTATTGGAGATGAGACAG TGGATGACGACTATGACGTGCCAGCCCTTATAAATGCtcttacaatattaatag GAGCGGATTCACTTTGTGGTCGATTGACAGAGAAAATTAATTCCAAtcataatcataaattaatcttGGCTCACATGCCATTGCTCATGGTTTGCTTAGAG GGTCTCGGTAAATTGGCAACAAAATTCCCTACTATAGCAAATACTTCAATTTATTGTCTCCGAGATTTTCTCGTCACTCCATCTCCTATTCTGTTTAAACTCCACAAGCTAGAACTAGAAAGATCTGGGAAAGATCATATAAAAG tttcagTTCAAACCAAAGAACCCGGAGTAACAGATACGGGTGCACCCACAAAGTCAACTCCCTTCGAAAAGCTTCGAGATGCAGCCATAGAGAATCTGTGTGTTGCTCTGGATGCCGCATTATCTGTGGATCCATATTGTGTTCCCGCGCTTGTTGGTTCTGTCAGTAACAGACTGTTTACCGCTGAAACTAGTGACAG tGAATCCTCGTTAATCAGCACAAATATTGTGATTATGCTGGGCCATGTAGCAGTTGCGTTAAAAGATACACCAAAAACTACAGAGACAATATTACAATTCTTCCAACAACG gTTATGCCGATCACCGTCTTCCTTGGACACGTTGATAGTGGACCAGCTCGGGTGTATGGCCCTTGCGAGTCCCGAAGGTCCAGCACACGATGAAATCATGCGAATGTTCACTGTTATCACGGTGGAGGCAGCCAGTGCTTCTTACCAGCATACTGATGACAGGAAACAATACCG ACATGTGTCCGGTGCGGTTCTAAACGCTCTTGCGAATATAGCGGCAAATGTAAGAGGAACAAATGCTCGACATGAACTATTGATACGTCTATTGGAATTGTTCGTTCAACTTGGCCTTGGAGGAGAAAGGGCTACGGATCGATCACCAGCGCCGGTTTTAAAAGCGTCAGGAAGTGCGGGAAATTTGGGTGTGCTTATTCCAGTTATAGCG GTTCTAGTCAAACGATTGCCACCCATAAGAAACCCAAAACCTCGATTGCATAAGCTTTTCAAAGACTTTTGGCTATACTGCGTAGTAATGGGATTTACAGCAGCTGAATCAG CTATGCGAAAGC GTCTATGGCCGCAAGAATGGTATGCGGGAGTAAAAGAGATAGCGGCGAAATCACCTTACCTTGTCTCTCAAACGTCGTTGCGTTCCGAAATGCGAACGTATCAGTACACGTCAGCTGTCAGAAATGACTCGGTATCAATAAATGAGTTGCAAGAATTGAAAACGCAGATTTTGAATCTGTTAGACCATCAACCGGATGTTACAGTGATTGTTAATAAGTTGACGTTTGCGCCGTGTATGTATCTACTCAGCGTTTATTGGCTGGAATCCTTaag cGTTGGCGATAAAGTATTCCAGAAATTCTTGGACGTCATGTCGGCAAAGGTTAAAGATGAATCTCGAGAAAGGGAATTGGAGTTGCACGCGCAATTTTTGCTTGTCAACTTCAATCacatacataaacaaataagaaGAGTCGCTGATAAGTGGCTGGCTGGACTTGTTGATAGATTTCCACATCTATTATGGAATTGTCGG GTTCTTTGGTCGATGTTAGATATATTACAAGTACTGAGCTTCAGTTTGGACTTGGATGAAAATCAAGAGACGCCGCTACTTAAAGTACCGGATACTGACTTTACATTGCAACTCCAAGATACGCTGGAAGGGAGAgag AGTATTGTGAAAGACTTCGCAGACAGATGCCACGGGATCGTGCAAGAGGCTATGAAATGGGCGCCGCAGTCCACGAGGTCACATTTGCAGGAATATTTGAATCAG GTTCCCAATTCGACCCTCTGGCATCACTGCGGACTAGCCCTTGCAATAAATGCCTTACTGGGCGCAGCCGGTCTAAATAGAATGTCGGCCCCCCTACCACGAGCGGCGTTAGACAAACGACCACCCTGTGTCACGCAGGATTCAGCAGCGTTACTCGCTGTTGTATCGCAACGGAGTCGCTATGTTGGAGAG GTTGCTGGTTCAGTGTCAGCGGAAGGCGGTGGGGAAGCGGCCTTATGGCGCGTTGGGAGTCGATTACTCACAACATTAAAGGAGGCCAGTTCTAGTGGTAGTGAAACAGCCCACAGGATCGCTCTGTGGCGCTGCACGGCACTTCTAGTACACGCAACGACGTTCTCTACGGGCGCTAGTTCCGCGTCGTCGACCGCCCGGTCTTTATTGCATAGTGTTG CATGGTCACAAGTGGACATCTTCACGGAAGATGCAGTGACGTCAGCAGTGGAGTGTTGGCAATGGCTGACCACGTCCAGACCGGATTTAGAGTTGAGGCTTATGCAGGAAATATTTGCGGCTTGGCAAAGTACCGTTGATAGAAAAATGGGTCTTTTTTCCAAGCAAATTACGGAGATCAGTCCACTTGCAGCATATGaag gtGCCAAATTAGAACCACGTCCACCATTCGTAGCTCCGCATGGAGTGTGGGTGAGGTACTTGTGTGAAGTGGCAGAAACGGCTAAATACAACAGTTTGGAAAAAGTAGAGATGCTGGCCAGTCTTTTGCATAG aaCCCTACCAATTACAGTGGGTGATGTACGAGATCACATAAATAGACATGTCGATGCCGTTGGAGTACGATTCAA aCTTCTATCTTGCGGTCTGTCCCTACTGCAAGGTGACATTCTGCCTCGATCTCTTGCCCGGAATATCCTAAGAGAAAGAGTTTATAGCGCATGCCTCGACTACTTTTGTCGAGGCCTGCAATGCCCTTCAAAAGGTTCCAGAGAGTTAAGAGAAGACATAATTTCTCTTATTAAATTCTGGCAACTGATGCATTCCGACAAGAAATACTTGAAGAGCAGTGATATTGGAG cTGACTTTGAACTTATGCATGGACCGAGCAACCAGAGCCTCTATACATCAAATTCACCCACAGACAACAGATCTTCAGTGAACAGTAATGACATTGGAAATCGACAGACAACAGGCTGGATAAATAct GTTCCGATGTCGACAACGACATTGAGTAGTGGTGCGGGTAGCATCGCCGGAAAACGGTCCAATAGAAGTGTAAAGCCGCCAGCCAAGTCACAAGATCCCTTCGTGAAAGATTATGTTCGAAAACGAAACCTTATCCTGGAGTTAATG GCAGTAGAAATCGAGTTCCTAGTGACATGGCATAATCCTCACAGTAGACCCGAGCAAGCGATTCCGGGTGAGGATAATATAACAACGTGGAGATCCAAGCCAAATACAGAAAGGACGTGGCGGGATTACACGAAATTGGCTTGGGAAATAAGTCCAACTTTGGCTGTGTTCTTACCTGAAAG GTTGAAAAACGACAGTATAGTCTCAGAGATAAAGCGTAAAGTCCAGTCACACCCAACATCGGTGTGCCACGTGCCTCAAGCTCTTAAATATCTCGTCACTACTGAAACTCTACTCAATGATGCGCATGag CTCGTACATATGGTGACCTGGGCGCGAGTAAGTCCCGTTGAGGCTCTATCATACTTCAGTCGTCAATATCCACCACATCCGTTATCTGCTCAGGCGGCCGTGTCCACACTTACGTCCTACCCGTCTTCGGCAGTACTGCTGTACATTCCTCAGTTAGTACAGGCATTACGTCATGATACT ATGGGTTATGTTTCGGAACTAATAAAATCATTGGCAAAGAAATCTCAAGTTGTCGCTCATCAACTTATATGGAACATGCACACTAATATGTACACTGATGAAGAAATGCATAATAAAGACA ccgCATTATACGACATATTAGAGGCGTTAACCAAGAATATAGTGGATTGTCTTTCTGGGCCGGCTAAAGCATTCCATGAAAGGGAGTTTGATTTCTTTAgtcaaataacaaatattagtgGAATCATACGACCTTATCCTAAAGGAGCTGAAAGAAAAGCAGCGTGTTTGGAAGCCCTTAAGAATGTTAAG gtCCAACCCGGATGTTATCTGCCATCAAACCCCGACTCTATGGTCATTGACATAGACTATAAAAGCG GTACTCCTATGCAAAGTGCGGCTAAGGCTCCGTACTTAGCGCGGTTCAGAGTAAGAAAGTACGGAATATCCGAGATGGAAACTGTTGCTATGGCCATCGCCTCTGGGGAGGACCCACCCACT GAGGAAGGCAAAGACAGGTATACGTCAATAGCTCAGGAGACGTGGCAAGCGGCTATATTCAAAGTGGGCGACGATGTACGACAAGACATGCTCGCATTGCAAGTTATATCACTATTCAAGAATATCTTCCAACAAGTGGGGTTAAATCTCTATCTGTTTCCTTATAAAGTCGTTGCCACTGCGCCTGGG TGTGGTGTGATTGAATGTGTGCCAAATGCAAGATCTAGAGATCAATTAGGTAGACAGACAGACATCGGAATGTATGAATACTTTATTGCTACATATGGTGATGAGGCTACTAGAGAATTTCAG GCGGCGAGGCGTTGTTTTGTCACTTCAATGGCGGCGTACAGCGTGATAGGATTTCTCTTGCAGATCAAAGATCGACACAACGGTAACATCATGCTGGACACCGACGGTCATATTATACACATCG ACTTCGGCTTCATGTTCGAATCGTCACCAGGTGGAAATCTAGGCTTTGAGCCAGATATTAAATTGACAGATGAAATGGTTATGGTGATGGGTGGGAAAATGGAAGCACCCGCATTCCGGTGGTTCTGCGAGCTTTGTGTTCAAGCGTTCCTTGCTGTtag gccATACCAAGAAGCAATAATATCTATGGTATCGCTTATGCTAGATACAGGGTTACCATGCTTCAGAGGTCAGACTATTCGCCAACTACGATCACGCTTTGCGCCAAATTCTACAGAAAAAGAGGCGGCCGCGTACATGCAATCAGTTATAAGAAACTCCTTCCTCAACTTCAGAACGCGAACATACGAC